From one Magnolia sinica isolate HGM2019 chromosome 18, MsV1, whole genome shotgun sequence genomic stretch:
- the LOC131232749 gene encoding protein NRT1/ PTR FAMILY 7.3-like isoform X1, producing the protein MASIEEYKTEKISDFREMEGRNNKAVQEEEECTLDGSIDRHGRPAIKGKSGGWQAGFLILVNQGLATLAFFGVGVNLVLFLTRVLQQNNAEAANNVSKWTGTVYIFSLVGAFVSDSYWGRYKTCAIFQVIFVLGLVLLSISSHAFLLKPAGCGDRQSLCGSHSTVEKGVFYLSIYLIALGNGGYQPSIATFGADQFDEEDPQEGLSKVAFFSYFYLALNLGSLFSNTILDYFEDNGMWALGFWASSGSAFVALVLFLCGTPRYRHFKPGGNPLPRVCRVAVAAAKKWRVEMPPRIEDLHEVDGKECAINGGRKIHHTKEFKFLDRAAVITAKDYITHDKALPYNPWRLCTITQVEEVKCILRLLPIWLCTILYSVVFTQMASLFVEQGAVMKTTISNFHIPPASMSSFDILSVAGFILFYRRFLNPLVRRLNKKDPKGLTELQRMGVGLVIAIMAMVAAGIVEIYRLKYKIGDCYRCKSPSSLSILWQIPQYALIGASEVFMYVGQLEFFNEQAPDGLKSFGSALCMTSISLGNYVSSLLVTIVMEITAKDDRPGWIPGNLNKGHMDRFYFLLAALTTVDFAIYVACAKWYRCIKLEKKCIDHNEEEIDRV; encoded by the exons ATGGCTAGCATTGAGGAATATAAAACG GAGAAGATAAGCGATTTTAGAGAAATGGAAGGTAGAAACAACAAAGCGGTGCAAGAGGAAGAGGAATGTACGCTGGATGGGTCCATTGATCGACATGGACGTCCAGCAATCAAAGGAAAGAGTGGAGGATGGCAAGCTGGATTTCTAATACTTG tAAATCAAGGGCTGGCAACTCTTGCATTCTTCGGAGTGGGAGTGAATCTGGTACTGTTTTTAACGAGGGTCCTACAGCAAAACAACGCTGAAGCAGCAAACAACGTGAGCAAATGGACAGGAACAGTATATATATTCTCTCTGGTGGGTGCTTTTGTCAGCGACTCTTACTGGGGCAGATACAAGACATGTGCCATTTTTCAAGTCATCTTTGTGCTT GGATTGGTTTTGTTGTCCATATCATCACATGCTTTCCTGCTCAAACCTGCTGGATGCGGGGACAGGCAAtctctatgtgggtcccactccaCCGTAGAGAAGGGAGTGTTCTATCTGTCTATCTACCTGATTGCCCTTGGGAATGGAGGGTATCAGCCGTCCATTGCTACCTTTGGGGCTGATCAGTTTGATGAGGAGGATCCCCAAGAAGGGCTCTCAAAGGTGGCCTTTTTCAGCTATTTCTACCTGGCTTTGAACCTTGGCTCCCTCTTTTCAAACACCATCTTGGACTATTTTGAGGACAATGGAATGTGGGCCCTCGGATTTTGGGCGTCCAGTGGATCTGCCTTCGTGGCATTGGTGCTATTTCTTTGTGGTACGCCAAGGTATAGACACTTCAAGCCAGGTGGCAACCCCTTGCCCAGGGTTTGCAGGGTAGCTGTTGCCGCAGCGAagaaatggagggttgagatgccGCCACGTATAGAGGACCTACATGAAGTTGATGGGAAAGAATGTGCAATCAATGGGGGTAGAAAGATACACCATACAAAGGAATTCAA ATTCTTGGACAGAGCTGCAGTGATCACAGCCAAGGATTACATCACACATGACAAAGCTCTTCCCTACAACCCATGGCGCCTTTGCACCATAACCCAAGTAGAAGAAGTGAAATGCATACTCAGACTCCTCCCCATTTGGCTATGCACCATACTCTACTCAGTTGTATTCACCCAAATGGCCTCCCTCTTCGTCGAACAAGGCGCTGTTATGAAAACAACCATCTCCAATTTCCACATCCCTCCCGCCAGCATGTCGTCATTTGACATCCTCAGCGTAGCGGGTTTCATCCTCTTCTACCGCCGGTTCCTCAACCCCCTCGTGCGTCGACTGAACAAGAAGGACCCAAAAGGGCTAACCGAGCTCCAACGGATGGGTGTCGGTCTAGTTATCGCTATTATGGCAATGGTTGCCGCCGGGATCGTGGAGATTTACAGACTAAAATACAAAATTGGTGATTGCTACAGGTGCAAGAGTCCTAGTTCTTTGAGTATACTGTGGCAGATACCACAGTATGCGCTGATTGGAGCTTCTGAGGTGTTTATGTATGTGGGCCAGCTAGAGTTCTTCAATGAGCAGGCCCCAGATGGGTTGAAGAGCTTTGGGAGTGCTCTTTGCATGACTTCCATTTCCTTGGGTAACTATGTTAGTAGCTTGCTAGTGACCATAGTCATGGAAATCACTGCAAAGGATGATAGACCTGGTTGGATTCCTGGGAACCTTAACAAGGGTCACATGGACAGGTTTTATTTCCTCTTGGCAGCTTTGACCACTGTCGACTTTGCCATCTACGTGGCATGCGCTAAGTGGTACAGGTGTATCAAGTTAGAGAAGAAGTGTATCGACCACAATGAGGAGGAGATTGACAGGGTATAG
- the LOC131232749 gene encoding protein NRT1/ PTR FAMILY 7.3-like isoform X3 has product MEKISEYREMEGRNNKAVQEEEECTLDGSIDRHGRPAIKGKSGGWQAGFLILVNQGLATLAFFGVGVNLVLFLTRVLQQNNAEAANNVSKWTGTVYIFSLVGAFVSDSYWGRYKTCAIFQVIFVLGLVLLSISSHAFLLKPAGCGDRQSLCGSHSTVEKGVFYLSIYLIALGNGGYQPSIATFGADQFDEEDPQEGLSKVAFFSYFYLALNLGSLFSNTILDYFEDNGMWALGFWASSGSAFVALVLFLCGTPRYRHFKPGGNPLPRVCRVAVAAAKKWRVEMPPRIEDLHEVDGKECAINGGRKIHHTKEFKFLDRAAVITAKDYITHDKALPYNPWRLCTITQVEEVKCILRLLPIWLCTILYSVVFTQMASLFVEQGAVMKTTISNFHIPPASMSSFDILSVAGFILFYRRFLNPLVRRLNKKDPKGLTELQRMGVGLVIAIMAMVAAGIVEIYRLKYKIGDCYRCKSPSSLSILWQIPQYALIGASEVFMYVGQLEFFNEQAPDGLKSFGSALCMTSISLGNYVSSLLVTIVMEITAKDDRPGWIPGNLNKGHMDRFYFLLAALTTVDFAIYVACAKWYRCIKLEKKCIDHNEEEIDRV; this is encoded by the exons GTAGAAACAACAAAGCGGTGCAAGAGGAAGAGGAATGTACGCTGGATGGGTCCATTGATCGACATGGACGTCCAGCAATCAAAGGAAAGAGTGGAGGATGGCAAGCTGGATTTCTAATACTTG tAAATCAAGGGCTGGCAACTCTTGCATTCTTCGGAGTGGGAGTGAATCTGGTACTGTTTTTAACGAGGGTCCTACAGCAAAACAACGCTGAAGCAGCAAACAACGTGAGCAAATGGACAGGAACAGTATATATATTCTCTCTGGTGGGTGCTTTTGTCAGCGACTCTTACTGGGGCAGATACAAGACATGTGCCATTTTTCAAGTCATCTTTGTGCTT GGATTGGTTTTGTTGTCCATATCATCACATGCTTTCCTGCTCAAACCTGCTGGATGCGGGGACAGGCAAtctctatgtgggtcccactccaCCGTAGAGAAGGGAGTGTTCTATCTGTCTATCTACCTGATTGCCCTTGGGAATGGAGGGTATCAGCCGTCCATTGCTACCTTTGGGGCTGATCAGTTTGATGAGGAGGATCCCCAAGAAGGGCTCTCAAAGGTGGCCTTTTTCAGCTATTTCTACCTGGCTTTGAACCTTGGCTCCCTCTTTTCAAACACCATCTTGGACTATTTTGAGGACAATGGAATGTGGGCCCTCGGATTTTGGGCGTCCAGTGGATCTGCCTTCGTGGCATTGGTGCTATTTCTTTGTGGTACGCCAAGGTATAGACACTTCAAGCCAGGTGGCAACCCCTTGCCCAGGGTTTGCAGGGTAGCTGTTGCCGCAGCGAagaaatggagggttgagatgccGCCACGTATAGAGGACCTACATGAAGTTGATGGGAAAGAATGTGCAATCAATGGGGGTAGAAAGATACACCATACAAAGGAATTCAA ATTCTTGGACAGAGCTGCAGTGATCACAGCCAAGGATTACATCACACATGACAAAGCTCTTCCCTACAACCCATGGCGCCTTTGCACCATAACCCAAGTAGAAGAAGTGAAATGCATACTCAGACTCCTCCCCATTTGGCTATGCACCATACTCTACTCAGTTGTATTCACCCAAATGGCCTCCCTCTTCGTCGAACAAGGCGCTGTTATGAAAACAACCATCTCCAATTTCCACATCCCTCCCGCCAGCATGTCGTCATTTGACATCCTCAGCGTAGCGGGTTTCATCCTCTTCTACCGCCGGTTCCTCAACCCCCTCGTGCGTCGACTGAACAAGAAGGACCCAAAAGGGCTAACCGAGCTCCAACGGATGGGTGTCGGTCTAGTTATCGCTATTATGGCAATGGTTGCCGCCGGGATCGTGGAGATTTACAGACTAAAATACAAAATTGGTGATTGCTACAGGTGCAAGAGTCCTAGTTCTTTGAGTATACTGTGGCAGATACCACAGTATGCGCTGATTGGAGCTTCTGAGGTGTTTATGTATGTGGGCCAGCTAGAGTTCTTCAATGAGCAGGCCCCAGATGGGTTGAAGAGCTTTGGGAGTGCTCTTTGCATGACTTCCATTTCCTTGGGTAACTATGTTAGTAGCTTGCTAGTGACCATAGTCATGGAAATCACTGCAAAGGATGATAGACCTGGTTGGATTCCTGGGAACCTTAACAAGGGTCACATGGACAGGTTTTATTTCCTCTTGGCAGCTTTGACCACTGTCGACTTTGCCATCTACGTGGCATGCGCTAAGTGGTACAGGTGTATCAAGTTAGAGAAGAAGTGTATCGACCACAATGAGGAGGAGATTGACAGGGTATAG
- the LOC131232749 gene encoding protein NRT1/ PTR FAMILY 7.3-like isoform X2, protein MEKISDFREMEGRNNKAVQEEEECTLDGSIDRHGRPAIKGKSGGWQAGFLILVNQGLATLAFFGVGVNLVLFLTRVLQQNNAEAANNVSKWTGTVYIFSLVGAFVSDSYWGRYKTCAIFQVIFVLGLVLLSISSHAFLLKPAGCGDRQSLCGSHSTVEKGVFYLSIYLIALGNGGYQPSIATFGADQFDEEDPQEGLSKVAFFSYFYLALNLGSLFSNTILDYFEDNGMWALGFWASSGSAFVALVLFLCGTPRYRHFKPGGNPLPRVCRVAVAAAKKWRVEMPPRIEDLHEVDGKECAINGGRKIHHTKEFKFLDRAAVITAKDYITHDKALPYNPWRLCTITQVEEVKCILRLLPIWLCTILYSVVFTQMASLFVEQGAVMKTTISNFHIPPASMSSFDILSVAGFILFYRRFLNPLVRRLNKKDPKGLTELQRMGVGLVIAIMAMVAAGIVEIYRLKYKIGDCYRCKSPSSLSILWQIPQYALIGASEVFMYVGQLEFFNEQAPDGLKSFGSALCMTSISLGNYVSSLLVTIVMEITAKDDRPGWIPGNLNKGHMDRFYFLLAALTTVDFAIYVACAKWYRCIKLEKKCIDHNEEEIDRV, encoded by the exons GAGAAGATAAGCGATTTTAGAGAAATGGAAGGTAGAAACAACAAAGCGGTGCAAGAGGAAGAGGAATGTACGCTGGATGGGTCCATTGATCGACATGGACGTCCAGCAATCAAAGGAAAGAGTGGAGGATGGCAAGCTGGATTTCTAATACTTG tAAATCAAGGGCTGGCAACTCTTGCATTCTTCGGAGTGGGAGTGAATCTGGTACTGTTTTTAACGAGGGTCCTACAGCAAAACAACGCTGAAGCAGCAAACAACGTGAGCAAATGGACAGGAACAGTATATATATTCTCTCTGGTGGGTGCTTTTGTCAGCGACTCTTACTGGGGCAGATACAAGACATGTGCCATTTTTCAAGTCATCTTTGTGCTT GGATTGGTTTTGTTGTCCATATCATCACATGCTTTCCTGCTCAAACCTGCTGGATGCGGGGACAGGCAAtctctatgtgggtcccactccaCCGTAGAGAAGGGAGTGTTCTATCTGTCTATCTACCTGATTGCCCTTGGGAATGGAGGGTATCAGCCGTCCATTGCTACCTTTGGGGCTGATCAGTTTGATGAGGAGGATCCCCAAGAAGGGCTCTCAAAGGTGGCCTTTTTCAGCTATTTCTACCTGGCTTTGAACCTTGGCTCCCTCTTTTCAAACACCATCTTGGACTATTTTGAGGACAATGGAATGTGGGCCCTCGGATTTTGGGCGTCCAGTGGATCTGCCTTCGTGGCATTGGTGCTATTTCTTTGTGGTACGCCAAGGTATAGACACTTCAAGCCAGGTGGCAACCCCTTGCCCAGGGTTTGCAGGGTAGCTGTTGCCGCAGCGAagaaatggagggttgagatgccGCCACGTATAGAGGACCTACATGAAGTTGATGGGAAAGAATGTGCAATCAATGGGGGTAGAAAGATACACCATACAAAGGAATTCAA ATTCTTGGACAGAGCTGCAGTGATCACAGCCAAGGATTACATCACACATGACAAAGCTCTTCCCTACAACCCATGGCGCCTTTGCACCATAACCCAAGTAGAAGAAGTGAAATGCATACTCAGACTCCTCCCCATTTGGCTATGCACCATACTCTACTCAGTTGTATTCACCCAAATGGCCTCCCTCTTCGTCGAACAAGGCGCTGTTATGAAAACAACCATCTCCAATTTCCACATCCCTCCCGCCAGCATGTCGTCATTTGACATCCTCAGCGTAGCGGGTTTCATCCTCTTCTACCGCCGGTTCCTCAACCCCCTCGTGCGTCGACTGAACAAGAAGGACCCAAAAGGGCTAACCGAGCTCCAACGGATGGGTGTCGGTCTAGTTATCGCTATTATGGCAATGGTTGCCGCCGGGATCGTGGAGATTTACAGACTAAAATACAAAATTGGTGATTGCTACAGGTGCAAGAGTCCTAGTTCTTTGAGTATACTGTGGCAGATACCACAGTATGCGCTGATTGGAGCTTCTGAGGTGTTTATGTATGTGGGCCAGCTAGAGTTCTTCAATGAGCAGGCCCCAGATGGGTTGAAGAGCTTTGGGAGTGCTCTTTGCATGACTTCCATTTCCTTGGGTAACTATGTTAGTAGCTTGCTAGTGACCATAGTCATGGAAATCACTGCAAAGGATGATAGACCTGGTTGGATTCCTGGGAACCTTAACAAGGGTCACATGGACAGGTTTTATTTCCTCTTGGCAGCTTTGACCACTGTCGACTTTGCCATCTACGTGGCATGCGCTAAGTGGTACAGGTGTATCAAGTTAGAGAAGAAGTGTATCGACCACAATGAGGAGGAGATTGACAGGGTATAG